The Sporomusa termitida genome has a window encoding:
- a CDS encoding 4Fe-4S dicluster domain-containing protein yields MKRIWIDREKCLGCKSCELQCAIERDSVSKTLLGAVQETPKPMARVSVAGRTGRSFPLQCRQCQDAPCSRACPAGALQREPGTEVIFLDQAKCRGCWMCVMSCPFGVIVPSDTYKVAVKCDACIHREEPACVNACPTGALSQGDSADFQKILLKKRGRLALFALQNAEPGQVSLEFAGEDDKL; encoded by the coding sequence TTTGGATTGACCGGGAAAAATGCCTGGGCTGCAAATCCTGTGAACTGCAATGTGCGATCGAACGTGATTCGGTCAGCAAAACGCTGCTGGGGGCCGTACAGGAAACCCCTAAGCCCATGGCCAGGGTAAGTGTGGCCGGCAGGACCGGCCGCAGCTTTCCCCTCCAGTGCCGCCAGTGCCAGGACGCACCCTGTAGCCGGGCCTGTCCGGCCGGCGCCCTGCAGCGGGAGCCCGGAACCGAGGTCATATTCCTGGACCAGGCAAAATGCCGGGGCTGCTGGATGTGTGTCATGTCCTGCCCCTTCGGGGTAATCGTTCCGTCCGATACTTACAAAGTGGCCGTCAAGTGTGATGCCTGTATTCACAGGGAAGAACCGGCCTGTGTCAATGCCTGTCCCACTGGCGCTCTCAGTCAGGGGGATAGTGCTGATTTTCAGAAAATACTATTGAAAAAACGGGGACGCCTGGCGCTGTTTGCGTTGCAAAACGCCGAACCGGGCCAGGTTAGTCTGGAGTTTGCCGGAGAGGATGACAAGCTATGA